A section of the Gammaproteobacteria bacterium genome encodes:
- a CDS encoding helix-turn-helix transcriptional regulator encodes MENPKATFPELLLELVEVAPIVLTSVGCALLFRVQQRQRDEQVKVIRDLEIARAQGQRWRAESRSLLNGLGAAIETQFSRWNFTEAEREVALLLLKGLSTKEAAAVRAVSERTVREQARAIYSKSGLTGRASLSAFFLEDLLAPIEGLE; translated from the coding sequence ATCGAGAATCCGAAGGCGACGTTTCCTGAGCTTTTGCTGGAGCTTGTTGAGGTCGCGCCGATCGTGCTAACTAGCGTCGGATGCGCGCTGTTGTTCCGCGTGCAACAACGCCAGCGCGATGAGCAGGTGAAGGTGATCCGTGACCTGGAGATCGCTCGCGCGCAGGGACAGCGCTGGCGCGCGGAGTCGCGTTCGCTCCTGAACGGTCTGGGCGCCGCGATCGAAACCCAGTTTTCCCGCTGGAACTTTACGGAAGCCGAACGCGAGGTCGCTTTGCTCCTGTTGAAAGGACTCAGCACAAAGGAGGCCGCCGCGGTGCGCGCCGTCAGCGAACGGACCGTGCGCGAGCAGGCCCGCGCAATCTACTCTAAGTCCGGCCTCACGGGTCGCGCGTCCTTGTCGGCGTTCTTCCTGGAAGACCTGCTCGCGCCGATCGAAGGTCTGGAGTAG